Proteins co-encoded in one Leptospira levettii genomic window:
- a CDS encoding LEA type 2 family protein, giving the protein MKRILFLIPLFLHFQCSVLGVLQDKIPTPEFSFESLHIKQITFTDITLGVETSVTNPYPVSLPSSFLDMDIKIEGMKLSQIKTDLGIIEAKKTKALPLEVKLKYTDLVQLYKKFPTKPMLEVSAEGNMKVAIPKQWQLLGKDSISFPFVQKKEIPAVLPDVEIRNFKILMPTESEILSASNTESMVGTTTNFLKGLLGGSKTPVTSAAKAGLAGLKLNLKTEFDFVFSNQAAANLNLTDLKYNLQLAGENFLTGSPKEIINSGKESTVKVSNEFPITSIGTSLYKTIQSKEALYQLRGDSGFLVPNLRENIPFSYEKKGKFQW; this is encoded by the coding sequence ATGAAACGTATCCTATTTCTCATTCCACTTTTTTTACACTTTCAATGTTCTGTCCTTGGTGTCCTCCAAGACAAAATCCCAACTCCTGAATTTTCCTTTGAATCCCTTCATATCAAACAAATTACGTTTACAGACATCACCCTTGGTGTGGAAACATCGGTTACCAATCCTTACCCAGTTTCACTTCCCAGTTCTTTTTTGGATATGGATATCAAAATTGAAGGAATGAAATTATCTCAAATCAAAACAGATTTGGGAATCATTGAAGCAAAAAAAACCAAAGCCCTTCCCTTAGAAGTAAAATTAAAATATACAGACTTAGTCCAATTGTATAAAAAATTTCCCACAAAACCCATGTTAGAAGTCAGTGCAGAAGGAAATATGAAGGTGGCAATTCCCAAACAGTGGCAACTTTTAGGAAAGGATTCGATTAGTTTTCCCTTTGTCCAAAAAAAAGAAATCCCTGCGGTTTTACCTGATGTGGAAATTCGAAACTTTAAGATTTTAATGCCAACGGAATCAGAAATTTTGAGTGCATCGAATACGGAATCCATGGTGGGAACCACAACAAATTTTTTAAAAGGATTACTCGGAGGATCAAAAACTCCTGTTACCTCTGCCGCCAAAGCAGGGTTAGCCGGCTTGAAATTGAATTTAAAAACAGAATTTGATTTTGTTTTTTCCAACCAAGCAGCAGCAAATCTAAATTTAACTGATTTAAAATACAATCTACAGTTAGCTGGTGAAAATTTTCTGACAGGATCGCCGAAAGAAATCATCAACTCAGGAAAAGAATCGACGGTCAAAGTATCAAATGAGTTCCCAATCACATCCATTGGTACCTCACTCTACAAAACCATTCAATCGAAAGAAGCTTTGTACCAACTGAGAGGAGACTCTGGTTTCCTTGTTCCAAATCTCCGAGAAAACATTCCCTTTTCGTATGAGAAAAAAGGAAAGTTCCAATGGTAA
- a CDS encoding exodeoxyribonuclease III — MKIITLNCNGIRSSLSKGLLEFIRHENPDMICFQETKAPEKEIVRDEFRELGYEIYFCLAEKPGYSGTAVLTKTKPKSVSIGYGDGIFRSEGRSVFLEFDEFYLWNLYFPSGTSGEERQKIKYQFLDSFMALAKPFLKKKKPLLVCGDVNIAHTEMDIHNPKGNEKNSGFLPEERKWMTDFLNLGFFDCFRTLHPDTRDEYSWWTYRFQARKNNKGWRIDYFFVTKSKLVQLLNSKIAKEPVMSDHAPVVLEVQFS; from the coding sequence ATGAAAATCATCACGTTAAATTGCAACGGAATTCGTTCCAGTCTCAGCAAAGGTTTACTCGAATTTATACGTCACGAAAATCCTGACATGATTTGTTTCCAAGAAACGAAGGCTCCCGAAAAAGAAATTGTTAGGGATGAGTTTCGGGAATTGGGTTATGAAATTTATTTCTGTCTCGCAGAAAAACCTGGATACAGTGGAACGGCAGTTCTCACCAAAACAAAACCAAAATCTGTGTCCATTGGCTATGGTGATGGGATATTTCGATCAGAAGGTCGCTCTGTTTTTTTGGAATTTGATGAGTTTTACCTTTGGAATCTGTATTTTCCCTCAGGTACGAGTGGAGAAGAACGCCAAAAGATCAAATATCAGTTTTTAGATTCATTTATGGCTCTCGCAAAACCATTTTTAAAAAAGAAAAAACCACTTCTCGTCTGTGGTGATGTCAATATTGCCCATACGGAGATGGACATCCATAACCCCAAAGGGAATGAAAAAAATTCGGGTTTTTTACCTGAGGAGCGGAAGTGGATGACCGATTTTTTAAACTTAGGTTTTTTTGACTGTTTTCGAACACTACACCCAGACACAAGGGATGAATACTCTTGGTGGACCTACAGGTTCCAAGCGAGGAAAAACAATAAAGGTTGGAGGATCGATTATTTTTTTGTAACAAAATCAAAGCTTGTTCAATTATTAAACTCTAAAATTGCAAAAGAGCCTGTGATGTCAGACCACGCCCCCGTGGTACTCGAGGTCCAATTCTCTTGA
- a CDS encoding adenylate/guanylate cyclase domain-containing protein, whose protein sequence is MLEISAEIPFLRTSKLTFLVWDETPGSLESWNGDDGITIFFQTRRTRELEFRFGPPPWGIQFPNNRFEYPYVSVHQISSNKYLAKALSTASEGKNLFVIYPKSLEVEVRSVFARLEYLYDDRISPDRISHKFGLTGKTSSIPEIVSGKTKEIETKVLSFPPLELVGSSGKTKIRQFELTTIGVGENGSSNGHHQAESYLPSSESSIEKESVVSEVETDPNHPYDLIESSFASDGGDFQSEPADSNDKKRALGDSPSIENKPIPESKDKQSDVIESGLAIESNVNTKFSLQLKMMGVISLLFVLSVASIIIFASFYFKRSIELQLRDNNIRIAEIIGSKVKSDILGVVEKGRQIAITLTTQGLPEEDRKLLLKTFFQNDKEFIYLGIFEKRDNILVMKREVFNEEELKKSAVTEDDFHAVVNRNRDELAEAFNGQAVLLNSSPGFVEPSFAIAIPTAENGELDNALVIIVKLDKIIGAFSKKGIETTFLVNGSGTVLAHPKEDLVLAATDLTTMPIVKTMLTSAPSTGQMSYLDEELGGSYLGSFQKIGFADAGVITIVSEEKAFADVYKSQKTNLYIAGIGLCSALIFVFFFSKTITKPVLQLLTATLEIAKGNFKIGIKPTTQDEVGLLTKYFIDMGQGLEEREKVKNILGSMIDPVVVQEAMVDLAALKRGSETHITAFFSDVASFSTISEQLKSADLAALLNEYLSAMTLLLKKHEGVLDKYIGDAIVGIFNAPVPVTDHELKAARASVDMVLKLQELREYWTTNNLYSKEAQVMDARIGLNSGPAKVGFMGTDALASYTMMGDTVNLAARLEAAGKDYGVNILITDPIREKIQEEMITRYVDLVRVKGKNEPVRIHELVGYKALVTPNLVEAVQLYEAGFQEYLNQNWAKAIQLFKDSERSKGSKDKSSHMLIERCEEYSLNSPGKDWDGVFTRTHK, encoded by the coding sequence ATGTTAGAAATTTCTGCCGAAATTCCGTTCCTTAGAACGTCCAAACTCACTTTTCTTGTCTGGGATGAAACTCCTGGAAGTTTAGAATCATGGAATGGGGACGACGGGATTACTATATTCTTCCAAACGCGAAGGACAAGGGAATTGGAGTTCCGTTTTGGACCACCTCCTTGGGGGATTCAATTTCCTAACAATCGATTTGAATACCCTTATGTATCCGTTCATCAGATTTCATCTAATAAGTATTTGGCGAAAGCTCTATCCACTGCAAGTGAAGGTAAAAATCTTTTTGTCATTTATCCTAAGTCATTGGAAGTCGAAGTTAGGTCTGTTTTTGCAAGGCTTGAGTATTTATATGATGATCGAATTTCGCCTGATCGAATCTCTCATAAATTTGGACTGACAGGAAAAACCAGTTCCATTCCAGAAATTGTCAGTGGAAAAACAAAAGAAATTGAAACTAAAGTTTTATCTTTCCCACCTTTGGAACTTGTTGGCAGTTCTGGGAAAACAAAAATTCGTCAATTTGAATTAACAACTATCGGTGTTGGTGAAAATGGAAGTTCCAATGGACACCACCAAGCGGAATCCTATTTACCAAGTTCAGAATCTTCCATTGAAAAAGAATCGGTAGTATCGGAAGTTGAAACTGATCCGAATCACCCTTATGATTTGATCGAATCCTCATTTGCATCGGATGGAGGAGATTTCCAATCAGAACCTGCGGATTCGAACGATAAGAAACGGGCATTAGGTGATTCTCCATCAATAGAAAACAAACCAATTCCAGAATCGAAAGACAAACAATCAGATGTTATCGAATCTGGTTTAGCAATTGAATCGAATGTAAACACTAAGTTTTCTCTACAATTAAAGATGATGGGTGTCATTAGCCTTCTGTTTGTTTTGTCAGTTGCCAGTATCATTATTTTTGCTTCTTTTTACTTTAAACGTTCCATCGAACTACAGTTACGTGATAATAATATTCGAATTGCGGAAATCATTGGATCCAAAGTAAAATCTGATATTTTAGGTGTAGTGGAAAAAGGTCGCCAAATTGCCATCACACTCACCACTCAGGGACTGCCTGAAGAAGATCGAAAATTACTCCTTAAAACCTTTTTCCAAAATGATAAGGAATTTATCTACTTAGGTATTTTTGAAAAGAGGGACAACATCCTTGTGATGAAACGAGAGGTGTTTAATGAAGAAGAACTCAAAAAAAGTGCAGTTACCGAAGATGATTTTCATGCAGTTGTCAACAGAAACCGCGATGAATTAGCAGAAGCCTTTAATGGACAAGCCGTTCTCCTCAATTCAAGTCCCGGATTTGTCGAGCCATCCTTTGCTATTGCCATTCCCACAGCAGAAAATGGTGAGTTAGACAATGCTCTTGTCATCATTGTCAAATTAGATAAAATTATTGGAGCATTTTCCAAAAAGGGAATTGAAACAACATTTTTAGTGAATGGTTCAGGCACTGTACTGGCACATCCTAAAGAAGATTTAGTGCTTGCTGCAACTGATTTAACAACGATGCCCATCGTCAAAACGATGCTAACGAGTGCCCCGAGCACAGGCCAGATGAGTTATTTGGATGAGGAATTAGGTGGGTCCTATTTAGGTTCCTTCCAAAAAATTGGATTTGCTGATGCAGGTGTCATCACAATTGTTTCCGAAGAAAAAGCGTTTGCTGATGTTTACAAAAGCCAAAAGACAAACCTTTACATAGCAGGGATTGGATTGTGTTCTGCTCTTATTTTTGTCTTTTTCTTTTCAAAAACAATCACAAAGCCCGTATTGCAATTGTTAACAGCTACTCTTGAGATTGCAAAAGGTAATTTTAAAATTGGAATCAAACCTACAACCCAAGACGAGGTTGGTCTGTTAACAAAATACTTTATCGATATGGGCCAAGGTTTAGAAGAAAGAGAAAAAGTGAAAAACATTTTGGGTAGTATGATTGATCCAGTTGTGGTTCAGGAAGCCATGGTTGATCTTGCTGCTTTAAAACGTGGATCGGAAACTCATATCACTGCATTTTTTTCTGACGTTGCCAGTTTTTCTACAATCTCCGAACAGTTAAAAAGTGCAGATCTCGCTGCACTTCTCAATGAATACCTATCAGCGATGACCCTTCTTTTAAAAAAACACGAAGGTGTTTTGGACAAATACATTGGAGATGCTATTGTTGGAATTTTCAACGCACCAGTACCTGTGACCGACCATGAACTGAAAGCAGCTAGAGCTAGTGTGGATATGGTTTTGAAGCTACAAGAGTTAAGGGAATACTGGACTACCAATAATCTTTATTCCAAAGAAGCACAAGTAATGGATGCAAGGATTGGTCTCAATTCTGGCCCAGCAAAGGTTGGGTTTATGGGAACTGATGCACTCGCGTCTTACACGATGATGGGTGATACTGTCAATTTGGCAGCACGACTGGAAGCAGCTGGTAAAGATTATGGAGTTAACATCCTCATCACAGATCCGATTCGTGAAAAAATCCAAGAAGAGATGATCACTCGGTATGTGGACCTAGTTCGTGTGAAAGGTAAAAACGAACCAGTTCGGATTCACGAATTGGTAGGCTATAAAGCCCTGGTGACACCCAATCTTGTGGAAGCAGTCCAATTGTATGAAGCCGGTTTTCAGGAATACTTAAATCAAAATTGGGCAAAAGCAATTCAGTTGTTCAAAGATTCGGAAAGAAGTAAAGGTTCAAAAGATAAATCCAGTCATATGTTGATCGAACGTTGTGAAGAATATAGTCTCAATTCCCCAGGGAAAGATTGGGATGGGGTATTTACGAGGACACATAAATAA
- a CDS encoding FecR domain-containing protein has translation MRLLNDTRFVVTALLLLILLFSILLYRNLNFRANDSTEPTIGVITFKNKTVLRKYNDAVVWDLIESKTEVKNRDTIRTEGLSDAILTLNDGTKINISENSMILLDLSDKNININFAYGSFEAARVSGSSGDVKMNITAGDKTVEVTNGDVKLDKTKSELNIKVDQGEAKLTSNGKEETIVKDQVANVSESGVKVAKQMFRLVSPDDRKNILSESGVERINFSIAGWNSDSVKRASPMIEVSLFPDFSKSLVREKLTSATISKKLEPGSYYWRVSYNDPSTQTRSVTEVFQFRILNDPSLKLLSPKNEEVISFSNETPVVRFVWNVLDLYSSYSVQIARDKAFTDIVTLKQTQNQSLAFDNLKEGTYFAKIKAKSSLPGIEEKTSAVISFQIQKKTNSSPPELLEPSKGKVIAEEQTKSQLFFSWKDDKDFDFYQWELSSDVNFSTILQTEKIKNNFFKSTTGLKLGNYFWRVKGISKQGTRIDSKFSSFTVIAKEELELVSPNQSAEVEVDDRNLVVLKWKKLTGKSNYEIQVSKQADFQSLVVKESVVGNYYEFKSKDFGKFYWRVKLAEDESTVSPTRNFQMVSNIEPPNLLSPGRNETIDLFTKNYISFSWKPVEKITAYRLKLIDVSGIREKVILNERISSNKFQMNEIQKLNVGRFRWEVSSFYKASDGSERESVANKQDFFISVPELKIPKILTPGTIYVE, from the coding sequence ATGCGTTTGTTAAATGATACAAGATTTGTAGTAACAGCATTATTATTATTAATTTTGCTTTTTTCTATATTATTGTATCGTAATTTGAATTTTAGAGCCAATGATTCCACTGAACCAACGATAGGTGTGATTACGTTTAAAAATAAAACGGTCTTACGAAAGTACAATGATGCCGTTGTTTGGGATTTAATAGAATCAAAAACAGAAGTCAAAAATAGAGATACAATCCGCACAGAGGGATTGTCAGATGCTATCTTAACTTTAAATGATGGAACTAAGATTAATATTTCAGAAAATTCCATGATTTTACTCGATCTTTCTGACAAAAATATCAATATTAATTTTGCCTATGGTTCCTTTGAAGCAGCGCGAGTATCAGGTTCATCTGGTGATGTAAAAATGAATATCACCGCAGGTGACAAAACCGTTGAGGTCACAAATGGTGATGTAAAACTCGATAAAACAAAGTCTGAGTTAAACATCAAAGTTGACCAAGGGGAAGCAAAATTAACCTCCAATGGAAAAGAGGAAACAATTGTCAAAGACCAAGTTGCCAATGTTTCTGAATCAGGGGTAAAGGTAGCCAAACAAATGTTTCGTCTTGTCAGTCCAGATGACAGAAAAAACATTCTTTCTGAATCTGGAGTGGAACGGATTAACTTTTCTATCGCTGGATGGAATTCGGATTCCGTAAAACGTGCTTCTCCCATGATCGAAGTTTCTTTATTCCCGGATTTTTCCAAGTCACTTGTCAGAGAAAAGTTAACATCTGCTACTATATCGAAAAAATTGGAACCAGGTTCTTATTACTGGAGAGTTTCTTATAATGATCCAAGTACTCAAACTAGATCCGTGACAGAAGTATTCCAATTTAGGATTTTAAACGATCCATCATTGAAATTATTATCTCCAAAAAATGAAGAAGTGATTTCATTTTCAAATGAAACTCCTGTTGTACGATTTGTTTGGAATGTTTTAGACTTATATTCGTCCTATTCTGTTCAAATTGCTCGCGATAAGGCTTTTACGGATATTGTCACTTTAAAACAAACTCAAAACCAATCATTAGCCTTTGATAATTTAAAGGAAGGTACATATTTTGCGAAGATAAAGGCAAAGTCTAGTTTACCAGGAATTGAAGAAAAAACATCAGCAGTGATTTCCTTCCAAATTCAGAAAAAAACGAATAGTTCACCACCTGAATTATTGGAGCCGAGTAAGGGTAAGGTGATCGCAGAAGAACAAACCAAATCACAATTATTCTTTTCATGGAAAGATGATAAGGATTTTGATTTTTACCAATGGGAATTGAGTAGTGATGTAAATTTTTCTACCATTCTCCAAACAGAAAAAATTAAAAATAATTTTTTTAAATCCACAACAGGATTAAAACTTGGAAACTATTTCTGGAGAGTAAAAGGGATTTCAAAGCAAGGGACTCGAATTGATTCCAAATTTTCTTCCTTCACTGTCATTGCAAAAGAGGAGTTGGAATTAGTTTCGCCAAACCAATCTGCAGAAGTTGAGGTGGATGATCGTAACCTTGTGGTTCTCAAATGGAAAAAACTGACTGGAAAATCGAACTATGAAATCCAGGTTTCCAAACAAGCCGACTTCCAAAGTTTGGTCGTGAAAGAATCAGTAGTTGGGAATTATTACGAGTTTAAATCAAAAGATTTTGGAAAATTTTATTGGCGAGTAAAACTTGCTGAAGATGAATCTACGGTAAGTCCCACAAGAAATTTCCAAATGGTATCCAATATTGAACCTCCCAATTTATTGTCACCAGGGAGGAATGAAACAATCGATCTTTTCACAAAAAATTACATCAGTTTCTCCTGGAAACCAGTGGAAAAAATTACGGCATATCGACTGAAGCTCATTGATGTTTCAGGCATTCGAGAAAAGGTAATACTGAATGAACGAATTAGTTCGAACAAATTCCAAATGAACGAAATCCAAAAATTAAATGTGGGTAGATTTCGATGGGAAGTTTCTTCTTTTTATAAAGCGAGTGATGGTTCAGAAAGAGAATCCGTTGCAAACAAACAAGATTTTTTCATCTCTGTTCCCGAACTAAAAATTCCAAAAATCCTCACACCAGGTACTATCTATGTGGAATAA
- a CDS encoding LIC11435 family protein, producing MWNKQGIIVFIFIFIGFPIWGEPDGEEGTQHQLRWMEVEGATGYVLEIKNSSGYLVLSEKVKGTSYDLVNYTSGVYEHRVAVINKLGKVGSYSDWVKFEVVVSRVPTLSKDSVFSVSKEEKEKVFLLEGKDFIHPMKVYMVTGGKRILAKKVVIESDSIAKATFAVDPDTDTGIYDLVLENPRNKTLTVKQRVVLSDSKERANNFAKRQEKIIRKEIPEDYYETPYWSTLWRSSILPGWGQKYIDGKDWKLYVYPAIAISAVAVYANSYNRFLAARSDYQSAVLLGAILADRADTQVLWLLNRNNAETSFNRAKSELGVIQVGAGILGAFLIYNLVDSYFSAKRNVASYEPGFPLGNENQRVYASMQPESGFSQTKLVREVGSRYQIEISSRF from the coding sequence ATGTGGAATAAACAGGGGATAATCGTTTTCATTTTTATTTTCATTGGTTTTCCCATTTGGGGAGAACCAGATGGTGAAGAGGGCACACAACACCAGTTACGTTGGATGGAAGTGGAAGGTGCTACTGGTTATGTTTTGGAAATAAAAAATTCCAGTGGGTATTTGGTCCTATCCGAAAAAGTGAAAGGAACCAGTTATGATTTGGTCAATTATACTTCTGGTGTTTATGAACACCGAGTAGCAGTGATCAACAAACTAGGAAAAGTTGGTAGTTATTCTGATTGGGTGAAATTTGAAGTAGTTGTATCTCGTGTTCCCACTCTATCAAAAGATTCTGTGTTTTCTGTATCAAAGGAAGAAAAGGAAAAAGTTTTTTTACTCGAAGGTAAAGATTTTATCCATCCCATGAAAGTATACATGGTCACAGGAGGAAAACGAATCCTTGCCAAAAAAGTAGTGATAGAATCTGATTCGATTGCAAAAGCTACATTTGCCGTTGATCCTGATACGGACACCGGGATATATGATTTGGTCTTAGAAAATCCTAGGAACAAAACACTGACAGTCAAACAACGTGTCGTTTTGTCTGATTCAAAAGAAAGAGCAAATAATTTTGCAAAACGACAAGAGAAAATCATTCGTAAAGAAATACCTGAAGATTATTATGAAACTCCATATTGGTCTACCTTGTGGCGATCTTCTATTTTACCTGGATGGGGGCAAAAGTACATTGATGGAAAGGATTGGAAATTGTATGTGTATCCTGCCATTGCCATTTCTGCAGTTGCTGTTTATGCGAATTCATACAATCGTTTTTTAGCGGCAAGGTCTGATTACCAATCTGCTGTTTTACTTGGAGCTATACTCGCTGACCGAGCTGACACTCAAGTTTTATGGTTACTCAATCGAAATAATGCGGAAACAAGTTTTAATCGCGCAAAATCAGAGTTAGGCGTTATCCAGGTAGGGGCTGGAATCCTTGGGGCATTTTTGATATATAATTTGGTAGATTCGTATTTCTCTGCCAAACGGAATGTGGCGAGTTATGAACCAGGATTTCCTCTTGGAAATGAAAACCAAAGAGTGTATGCCTCAATGCAACCAGAGTCTGGTTTTTCCCAAACCAAATTGGTTAGGGAAGTGGGTTCCCGATACCAAATCGAAATCTCCTCTCGTTTTTGA
- the hisD gene encoding histidinol dehydrogenase: MPIPILSCDRNSKEVYSRFLSGAREDLSTATSRILPILEDVRTKGDSALFSYTEKFDGIKLSKLTINPKEVQTNVDSKTKEAFLRAKTNIEAFHMAQKREPWSKVIDGNRLGVKYTPIPSLAVYAPGGKALYPSSVLMGIIPAKIAGVKSIQLITPPQKEGIPEILVWLAQILEIDRIVTVGGAQGIAAAAYGTESVPKSEFIVGPGNSYVAAAKSYLSGQGLIGIDSPAGPSEVCIIADGTSNPKWIACDMLSQAEHGEDSSAILLTTEVSLAEKVRDELEIAFRERPKRLEMKQKAIYENSSILVFPSIEDCIWFSNELAPEHLEIQTKDNDSVFSQIEHAGSVFLGPYSPVAMGDYISGTNHILPTARGSRIYSSLGVDTFLKRVTYQEVTRESLETLYPFVKLMSELEGLDEEHGTSVKVRTEGHT; this comes from the coding sequence ATGCCGATTCCCATTCTTTCCTGTGATCGAAATTCTAAAGAGGTATATTCTCGTTTTCTCTCGGGTGCGAGGGAAGACTTAAGTACTGCCACGAGTCGGATTTTACCCATACTGGAAGATGTGCGAACCAAAGGTGATTCTGCTCTTTTTTCTTATACAGAAAAGTTTGATGGCATCAAATTATCGAAACTGACGATCAACCCAAAAGAAGTCCAAACGAATGTTGATTCCAAAACCAAAGAAGCTTTTTTAAGAGCAAAAACCAATATTGAAGCCTTCCACATGGCTCAGAAACGAGAACCTTGGTCCAAGGTGATCGATGGAAATCGTTTGGGTGTGAAGTACACTCCCATTCCATCCCTTGCTGTGTATGCACCAGGTGGGAAAGCATTGTATCCATCGAGTGTGCTTATGGGAATCATTCCTGCAAAAATTGCTGGAGTTAAGTCGATCCAACTCATCACACCACCACAAAAAGAAGGGATCCCAGAAATTTTAGTTTGGTTAGCGCAAATATTGGAGATTGACCGGATTGTGACTGTGGGTGGAGCTCAAGGAATCGCGGCAGCTGCGTATGGTACTGAGTCAGTTCCCAAATCAGAGTTTATTGTTGGACCCGGGAATTCTTATGTTGCCGCCGCCAAATCCTACTTAAGTGGCCAAGGACTTATTGGGATTGATAGTCCTGCTGGTCCAAGTGAAGTTTGTATCATTGCCGATGGAACATCAAATCCAAAGTGGATCGCCTGTGATATGTTATCTCAAGCGGAACATGGTGAAGATAGTTCTGCGATTTTACTCACCACAGAAGTTTCACTTGCGGAGAAAGTAAGAGACGAATTAGAAATTGCATTTCGTGAACGACCCAAACGTTTGGAAATGAAACAAAAGGCTATTTATGAAAATTCAAGCATTCTTGTATTTCCTTCCATTGAGGATTGTATTTGGTTTTCCAATGAATTGGCACCTGAACATTTAGAAATCCAAACAAAAGATAATGATTCAGTATTCTCCCAAATTGAACATGCAGGCAGTGTTTTTTTAGGTCCTTATTCTCCAGTTGCGATGGGTGATTATATTTCAGGGACCAACCATATTTTACCAACTGCCAGAGGCAGTCGAATTTACTCTTCCCTCGGTGTAGATACGTTTTTAAAACGGGTAACCTACCAAGAAGTTACGAGAGAATCACTCGAAACACTTTACCCCTTTGTGAAACTCATGTCGGAACTAGAAGGCCTTGATGAAGAACATGGAACAAGTGTAAAGGTTAGAACCGAAGGCCATACATGA
- the panC gene encoding pantoate--beta-alanine ligase, whose product MKVVSEISELKQIIQEWKQQKDILGFCPTMGTLHAGHMDLVRQSKKQCTKTIVSIFINPTQFNDPKDFEAYPKNTEADLKLCEENGVDLVFLPSVTVMYPKTETPIQMSIPSLQTTLCGRTRPGHFEGVLQIVSKLFHLTEPDYAFFGLKDYQQFRVISTLVEELNFPMKIVGVPTKREADGLAMSSRNLRLSKKDRETATLVPRMFQLAKKTLLGGEKNLTVWKEILSDFLLTGQNVRIDYLEVVHPHTLQPVKELKGNVLLATAVFVGEVRLIDNEILVCPE is encoded by the coding sequence ATGAAAGTTGTCTCCGAAATTTCAGAATTAAAGCAGATCATTCAGGAATGGAAACAACAAAAGGATATTCTTGGTTTTTGTCCTACCATGGGAACCCTTCATGCAGGTCATATGGATTTAGTACGCCAGTCGAAAAAACAATGTACAAAAACCATTGTCTCCATTTTCATCAATCCAACCCAATTCAATGATCCAAAGGATTTTGAAGCTTATCCCAAAAACACGGAAGCTGATTTAAAGTTATGCGAAGAAAATGGCGTAGATTTAGTTTTTTTGCCTAGTGTTACTGTCATGTATCCAAAAACAGAGACACCCATCCAAATGAGCATACCCTCATTACAAACAACGTTATGTGGAAGGACTAGGCCTGGGCATTTTGAAGGTGTGTTACAAATTGTATCAAAACTCTTCCATTTAACAGAGCCAGACTATGCTTTTTTTGGATTAAAAGATTACCAACAATTTCGAGTTATTTCGACTTTAGTTGAGGAACTCAATTTTCCAATGAAAATTGTAGGTGTCCCCACAAAACGAGAAGCAGATGGACTTGCGATGAGTTCTCGAAATTTACGTTTATCAAAAAAAGATAGAGAAACAGCTACCCTTGTACCAAGAATGTTCCAACTTGCCAAAAAGACTCTGTTAGGTGGCGAAAAGAACTTAACAGTATGGAAAGAAATTCTATCTGATTTTCTTTTAACAGGTCAAAATGTCAGAATTGATTATTTAGAAGTGGTACACCCTCACACATTACAACCAGTCAAAGAATTGAAAGGAAATGTACTACTAGCAACAGCTGTATTTGTAGGTGAGGTGCGATTGATCGATAACGAAATACTTGTATGTCCCGAATGA